The window CGAAGTAGTTTCTTTTGATAATATTTTCATTTTCAAGGGTAAAATAATTCCCATTGACTTCAACATTAAAATTGGGACTCAGAAAATATTTGAACCCTACCTTTCCTCCTATATTCATTTTAGGATTTACATAATCATCTTTAACCTTCTGAGCTTCCACCTGGGCAAAGACTGAAACTTTTTGTCTGTAATTTTCAGGATATTTGTTACCGATCACTCTTCCATCATTATGGTCCTGCTCTTTATTATATTCATTAATTAAAGACTGATAACCGGCTGTACTATCGTCTATGGCTTTTCCCCATATTTTATCCTGAATCCCTTCTATAATAAGAGATTTTACGGCTTTTTCGATAGCTTCGGTAACGGCCAATTGGATGGGTTCGTTTTGAGTAAATCCAACTTCACCCTCCAGCAGTCTTTCTGTATCTACATATCTGAACACACTACCGTTTACACTGGTGGAAAGAATGGTTTTGGAAATATAAACCGTTTTAAGAATTTCTCCATTAAGAGTGGAAACGGCTCGTAGATAAATGGTAATTCTATCCTGGCGGTATTGGGTGGAAGCCCCAATTCCAAAATAACGGGCTCCAAGGCCGCCTGTAAGGATATTGCTGTCATAGGAAATGACTCCTCCTTCCAAAAGAATTCCGGCGTATAGAAGCGGAGGAAGTGATTGAGTATTTTTATCTGCATCCTTTATATATTCCTGACGTGTGGAACGGATGATTTGTCTTTCATTGAGCAGATTGGCTATATTTTCTCTTTCAATAGGAATAAACCAGCGGCTATCTTCAAGTGCTTTAATAAGAATGGTTGTTGTACCCTGGGGAACCGCAGTACTCCAGTTGTTACCATTTTCAGAAGGTTTGTACTGGCCGGTCTGATCTCTGAATTTATAAACCCCTACCACTATTTTTTCTTTAGGCAGAGGAAGTTTCTTTAGTTCTGCAGTGGAAGCTGTTACCTCTCCCATTGTTGGCTTTTCGGGATCTGAAGGTAAGCCGAATATTGAACTACAAGCCTGTAAGACACATAGCATGAAACTACAGAAAAAGATTCTGGTATAAGTGTAAGTTCTCATGATAAGTTTGGTTTAAGTTTTTTATTTTATTTTGGAATTACGATCTCGGACTGATCGCCTGTACCGGTATCTAAAATATTAATCAAAAGTCCCTGATTGGTATTGGTAATCTGAAGGTAAAGGGATCCAAAAAGGTAGTTACCGGGTTTTATATTTCCATCTCCAAACTGCTCATCAAAAAGTTTTCTTGAAAGCTCACTAAGGATTTGTCTGTTGAGACTCTGAGTAAAACTATCAAGGGAATTCACCTTATCAAGCAGGTTGCTGTAATCGTTTTTTTCATCAAACGGATTCTGTGCATTGGCTGAGCTTAAAAGCCATTGATAATTAAAAGTATCTCCCCCGAAGGCTGGGTTTACCGGCTTATAAACGAGTTGCTGTGATTTCCCTAAGAAAATACCCGCAACACACATTAATAGAATAACAAAAGTTTTCATGACGGACGTTTTTAATAGATAAATTCATTTT of the Chryseobacterium capnotolerans genome contains:
- a CDS encoding CsgG/HfaB family protein, translating into MRTYTYTRIFFCSFMLCVLQACSSIFGLPSDPEKPTMGEVTASTAELKKLPLPKEKIVVGVYKFRDQTGQYKPSENGNNWSTAVPQGTTTILIKALEDSRWFIPIERENIANLLNERQIIRSTRQEYIKDADKNTQSLPPLLYAGILLEGGVISYDSNILTGGLGARYFGIGASTQYRQDRITIYLRAVSTLNGEILKTVYISKTILSTSVNGSVFRYVDTERLLEGEVGFTQNEPIQLAVTEAIEKAVKSLIIEGIQDKIWGKAIDDSTAGYQSLINEYNKEQDHNDGRVIGNKYPENYRQKVSVFAQVEAQKVKDDYVNPKMNIGGKVGFKYFLSPNFNVEVNGNYFTLENENIIKRNYFGPEVNLEYILFPKYRFSPYVYGGAGALYSKYKPQYKGQFGGGIEYMIDHNFSLRASAQYDLGFKDDWEGLVNGKRKDQALRFGLGINFYLGNK
- a CDS encoding curli production assembly/transport component CsgF, whose translation is MKTFVILLMCVAGIFLGKSQQLVYKPVNPAFGGDTFNYQWLLSSANAQNPFDEKNDYSNLLDKVNSLDSFTQSLNRQILSELSRKLFDEQFGDGNIKPGNYLFGSLYLQITNTNQGLLINILDTGTGDQSEIVIPK